Genomic segment of Heterodontus francisci isolate sHetFra1 chromosome 38, sHetFra1.hap1, whole genome shotgun sequence:
AGCATCCAAGGAATGGGTTTGAGAGTCAATAAgggggaaggagatgggagagTGTGGTGTCATTGAGGTCTTGGAGTGAGGACTTTTATACCCTGGGCCTGTTTTCAGATGCACTTGTCCAGAttaaatagtagaaaatcaagagaaaaaagggaggaaggaacttgaaacaatcactaccactggagaaaaagtactaggaaaactaaggagactaaaggctgacaagtcccctggacctgatggcctgcatccttgggtcttaaaagaagtggctgcagagatagtggatgcattagttataatcttccaaaattccctagattctggaacggtcccagcagattggaaaactgcaaatgtatcacctctattcaagaaaggaaactcagctacaaagactcatagaCTGTCTATTCCATGGCTGTAACTTGttttccttgactataagcattaagcaaactgtggtcatgggacaaggtgttgcatctccacccctgatcacgctaaataacaccccactggaagtggttagcaaattctgctatcttgggtccacagtgacagacaatctgtcccttttttttttataaggtggcctttataccccaggccccttttatatattttatgtcgagggggcctttattcctcaggccccctttatatattttttatgtcgagggggcctttattcctcaggccccctttatatacacacttatatttttaaaataactttattaaaaccagataaataaacaaaaaaaactcaaattaaaatgccattctcggcgtcgacgatgcactccagtccctgcggtgcccaccggtcgcggaaggcctcaagcgtaccggcggacaccgcatgctccttttccagggacacccgggcgcgaacgtaaccacggaagaggggcaggcaatcggggaggacggaccccccgacggcccgcaacctggacctgtgaattgccaccttggccaggcccaggagcagaccgacgaggagatcctcctcccggcccaagcccctccgcaccgggtgcccaaagatcaggagcgtgggactgaagtgtagccagaatttgaggagcagccccttcagatactcaaataggggctgcaacctcgcacactccatataaatgtggaacacggactcgtccaggccgcagaaagtacagctggcctgggaatccgtgaacctacttaaaagcctattgcacgggactgctctgtgcagcaccctccaccccaggtccccgatgtaaagggggaagactcccgcatagagagacctccatcggggtttcccctcgccgccagatggcaacgcgaaccgctggggcgtgtccggccggctgacgagggcgaggaagtggagagtgtgcaggagcagcccgtacaggaaacccctccgcgccgattggaatggcacggagggcatttccgagaggcggctcgggttgtgcgggaccggctcccgaggagggtttcggggcctgggtccgatgagcagttccggccgagcgggggtcagcacaatctgtcccttgatgcagagctcgatacacacgttGGGAAAGCAgctccacctttggccaacttgcaaaacgTGCTTGGGATAACATCaagttgacccttaggaccaaactcgtgttctcagcaccttgctgtatggctgtgaaacaccgGGCGACttatagctaccaggaaaagaagctcaataatttccatattcgctgtctgcagtgcattatgggtatatcctggcaggacaaaatcacaaatgtggcagtcctctcaaaggcagcactcccaagtgtgttggcactaatcaaacagaaggagtttcggtggatcggacacgtcagcaggatggaagacggtcacatacccaaggaccttctgtatagtgaggtagtcagagccagacgaccagtggggagcCCAAAGCATAGTTGCTGGAGTTGGTAATGAGGAGAGGGTTTGATGAGGGAGTGTTGCGTGTCAGCCTGTGGAacctccctcctctttccctccctgcccccccaccaccaccccggcaATACCTAATCAATAAAATTCATTGGAACCCAGAAACTTTATCGATCACCAAACTAAAGTCAGTGTGATGCACAAAGCAGTGTCAATGCAGAAAGGACAACTCTTTAATCATGGAGATCACAGCTGTGCTTGCATGAAAATTAAGCAAAAAGCAGGAAATTGAAACGCAAtggtgtggaggggggtggggggagcggggtgtgGCTGAGAGCAAAACTGTTGGAGCCTGGGGCCTGGGGCCTGGTAACCTGGGGCCTGGTAACCTGGAGCCTGGTACTGAGATGAGAAATGGAATGAGAACCAGTGCAAAAGGAGAACCCATTTTTAAAAGCCTTGCTGTAGCAACAGTTTTGTTTTGTTTGGCATTTTGCAAACCTGATGGCATTTCTCTGCATGTGTCTCCCAGGTGATTATAAACAGCACTGTCACCCCAAACATGACCTTCACAAAAACCTCACAGAAGTTTGGACAGTGGGCAGACAGCCGGGCAAACACGGTCTTTGGTCTGGGATTCTCCTCCGAGCAACAATTAACCAAGGTAGGAAACTGTGTGGGGGAGGACGGGAGAAAAgggatggggtgttgggggggggggggggggaggagggggtgtgagTGAATGTGAGAATAAAGATGCCTCAGACAATATGGATTATTTTCCTGTTCTAGATCTCTCTCTAAACTGATGGATAATTTAACAGCGAGACGTTGTGATAGAAATCGCATCATCCCCATGTGgagatggtaatgtcactgagctagtaatccagtggcccaggatAGTGGCCccagggacactggttcaaatcccaccacagcagctggtgcaattgaaattcaattaatttttttaaaaacctggaattgaaagttagtctcagtaatggtgccatgaaactatcaatgacTGTCAGTAAaatccatctcgttcactaatggccaggaaatctgctgtccttattccagacctacagcaatatggttgatcttaactgccctctcaaaggACCTgctacttctcaagggcaattggggatgggcaacaaatgccagccttgccagtgacgccctcgTCCCAtgtaagaatataaaaaaaacctccccttctctctgtctgcaCCTGCTCAACATGGGGCTTGATAGGACCATCTGAATATTGCTCTTAATGGGCTAATATCTTTAGCACAAACCAGCCCAGAACCTAGTATCAAAAGCCCACTCACACACAAGCCTTAGAGTGGCTGGAATTGGGGAAAATGGAAAACATGGCTCAGGGGAACTTGCCCAGTTGGGAGTGAACTCATTTCTGGAGTTGAGCAGGGGAAGAATTTCCATGTAACTCTGGCACCAGTGAGCCTGCCAGTGGTGTCTTTACACAGGCATGGTGGACACACCAGAGACTTGCCAATGCAGTGCGGGGGAATAAGCCCAGTTTGGGAAAGGCCTGGACCATCACTGTTTGTTGTAGGACATCAGTAAGGCTATATAGCAGAGAGAGTGGAAATTGGAACTGGTCAGGATGTTGGTCAGTTGAAGTCATGGACTGTAATTACCCTTCACAAGGGTCCAGAGGGAGGAGCAGGAGGGCAGGAATTTATAAATGCTGAAGTAAAGCTGGAGTTGTTTTTGGAAAGGAGGAAGTTTCAGGTGATTAATCAACGTTTTTAAGATTGTGAAGCAGGTTGCGAAGATGGCAAGATTCAAATCCCCGAGTTATAGAATAATTTTCCAACAACGGAATAAATGGGATCAAATAGCATTTATGAAGAGAGAATAGATGTGACGACAAGGTTTGTGAAAGATTGTGTGTGTCTGACAGGGACAGACTTGGGCCTAGAATCCTTGAGATAATCTGAAGCCTTTGATAGATTTAGTTGCCAGTAACTCACTGTCACTGTCTAAATATTGCTCAATCACAAACACTCCATAAACTCTACTCTAATGTATTGCAGTTTGAGGAGAAGTTCCAGGAAGTTAAGGAGGCAGCGAAACTGGCAAGAGATCGCTCACAGGAGAAAACGGAGACGTCAAGCAATCATTCTCGTGTAAGTACTCCTGACCTGAGAAGACGAGAttgtcgctagatcaaaatcctggaactcccttcctaacagcactgtgggtgtacctacctcacatggactgcagcggttcaagaaggcagctcaccaccaccttctcaagggcattagggatgggcaataaatgctggcctggccagcgacgcccacatcctgaaaATGAAAGTTACCTGAGACCTTGAGAGCCAGAATGTGTGTTTAGTGCTCAGGCTGACTGGTGTGTGTTTGGAGTTTTGGTTACTTACGGGCTGTGAGAGTCTCATGTGTCTGACACTAAGGCCTCACGTTCCGAGTGCCACCCTGCCCCCAAGCACTTCTGACTTACTTTCTAAGCCTCTCTCTGCCCATTTGTAGAGACAGTGACTCACACCAGCTTCTCCCTCTCCATTCAGTGCTGCAGCATGTAGTAAAGCTGCATTGTGAAACAAGCACGTCAGTGTCCCCTGGGGATCTGTTCCTGCGCCAAACAAGGAGCTTTTGCTTTTAAAATTCAAGATAACTTTTAAAATTCCAGAAAAGGAATCAAACTGTTCTGATTGCTCTGAGCCCCAGCACAGTGCGCAAACCCAGAGAGCCCGGTTCATAAAGCCAGGAGCTTGTGTTTTGCACATGGCAAGGCTGAAGTTTATTAGCTGTCCTCTAGTTACTCTTGAAGGACctgttgggccatttcagaaggtagttaagaattaactacattgctgtgcgtctggagtcacatatgggcccagaatgcaggtttccttccctaaatgacattagtgaaccagtttagttttacaacaatccaatagcttcacggtcacttttactgatcccaaatctttatttccagatttttttttttaacataaaCTGAATTACAATTCTGAAACTGCCCTGGTAGGGTTTGAACTCGCGATCTCtggattattgctgaaaatagagatattttgtcgaagcttttcatcttgcactcatcaggacaatctgcaagaataccaacgtAAGGGAAGCAACAAGTTTATACGGCATAAGAGAGTGCTGATTCGTTGGCAAGTGGACCGTGACTGgtagaggcattgtcatggagaatgcaccagtttatggtgactgaccgttaactgctaagctttgtttgaaatttatacCAGGCAGCTTGaccctggtcaaggcattgccctgaggaatgaaccagcgattggctgtcacttattttgtttagctgaaacaggcacaatctgTGTACATGTTATTTCCTTCTGaaaagaacaaggccctgtgtattaatatatgtagcttccagtatgcgctaaTGCGAAATaacccaatcagcactctcttctcacacagtaTAAATTGGTTGCTTCCCTTTCATtgatattcttgcgaattgtcctgatgagtgcaaaatgaaaagctttgacaaaatatctctattttcagcaatactcaagttctgtattaccaatcaacattctctggattattagtccagtaatgtcACTATTTGTTTCTCTATGTTTCAATGTATCCCATCGTTATTTGAACTGATTTTTTTGTGCTATTAGATAGTTTACATGATCATGAACATTTACATGAACTTAcaggtcactggactagtaacccagagacccagggtattgctctggggacatgggttcaaatcccaccacagcagaaggtggaatttgtattcaattaataaatgtggaattaaaaagctagtctaatgatggccatgaaaccattgtcgattgttgtaaaaattcatttgattcactaatgtcctttagggaaggaaatctgctgtccttacctggtctggtctacatgtgactccagacccacagcaatgtggttaactcttacatgccctctgaaatggcctagcaagctactccgttgtatctaaccgctacaaagtcaataaaaaagaacgaaaatggatggaccacccggcatcgacctaggcaccggaaacgacaacaacaaacccagtcctgtcgaccctgcaaagtcctccttactaacatctgggagcttgtgccaaagttgggagaatctagccatctccccatgacattcaatggcattgccatcactgaatcccccactatcaacatcctaggggctaccattgaccagaaactgaactggagtagccatataaatatcgtggctacaagagcaggtcagaggctaggaatcctgaggtgagtaactcatctcctgactccacaaagcctgtccgccatcgacaaggcacaagtcaggtgtgtgatggaatactctccacttgcctggatgggtgcagctccaacaacactcaagaagctcgacaccatccaggacaaagcagcccacttgattggcaccccgtccacaaacattcactcccttcaccaccaacgcacagtggtagcagtgtgtaccatctacaagatgcactgcagcaatgcaccaaggccccttagacagcaccttccaaacccgcaacctctaccaactagaaggacaagggcaacaaatgcatgggaacaccaccccctccaagtcacacaccatcctgatatggaactatatcgccattccttcactgtcgctgggtcaaaatcctggaactgccttcctaacagcactgtgggtgtacctaccccacatggactgcagtggttcaagaaggcagctcaccaccaccttcccaagggcaattagggataggcaataaatgctgacctggccagcgatgcccacatcccaggaatgaacaataaaaagaaaagaaatacgaattaggagcaggagtaggccactcggccctttgagtctgctcctaattcaataagttcatggctgaactgattactccacatttccacctaccctcgataaccttccacccctttgcttatcaagaatctctctacctctgacttaaaaatattcaaagactctgcttccaccgtcttttgaggaagagaattccaaagactcacgaacctcagagaaaagatttctgtgcatctctgtcttaaatggacgaccccttatttttaaacagtgacccctagttctagattttcccacaagaggaaacatcctttccacatccaccctgtcaagacccctcaggatcttatatgtttcaatcaagtcgcctcttactcttctaaattccagcctgtccaatctttcctcgtaagactgcctgtccattccagtaaaccttctctgaactgtccgcaacacatttacatccttccttaaataaggagaccagtactgtacacagtactccagatgtggtctcaccaatgccctgtatagctgaagcataacctccctacttttgtattcagttcccctcacgataaacgataacattctaaaggctttcctaattatgtgctgtacttgcatactaaccttttgtgattcatgcactgggacacccagatccctctgtatctcagagctctgcaactctcactatttagataatatgctttttttattcttcctgccgaagtgttcaatttcacactttctcacattataatccatttgccaggtttttgcccactcacttaacctatctatatccctttgtagccccctaatgtcctcttcacaagttactttcctacctatctttgtgtcatcagcaaatttagcaaccataccttcggtcccttcatccaagtcactgatataaattgtaaagagttgaggcccagcacagatccctgtgtcacaccacttgttacatcttgccaaccagaaaaatgacccatttatgcctactgtttcctgttagcaagccaattttctatccatgccaatatgtcaccccctacaccatgagcttttattttctgcaatagtcttTCATGtggcttctggaaatctaaatacaatacatccacctttatccctttatccacagcacatgtaactctctcaaagaactccaataaattggttaaacatgattttcctttcacaaaaccgagttgactctgcctgattaccttacacACAAGTCATTTAATTAGAGACACAGCTCTGTGTGGGAGGGAGCACGCAATGGGAATTACTGTGTTTAGGTGACGATGCAGAAAGAGAAAAACCTGAGCGCAGAGAAGCTTCTAGAGTTAAAGGTGACTTTCTGCCACTCTCCTCTCCTGCTGGAGTGTGAGGTGAGGTTTTGCACACTGCAGGAATCTGGGACCAGATGCAGTCATGGCCACCAACCCTCTGATtgatccttccttccttccccccgACCTAGCTGTCACTCAgcatcttgagaaggtggtggtgagctgccttcttgaactgctgcagtcgcgTGGTGtgattacacccacagtgctgttaggaagagatatccaggattttgacccagcgacagtgaagcaacagtaatatagttccaagtcaggatgatgtgtggtttggaggggaacttgcaggtgaatatattttcatgcatctgctgcccttgtccttctagttggtagaggtcgcgggtttgaaaggtgctgtccaaggaaccttggtgagttgctgcagtgcatcttgtagatggtacacactgctgccactgtgtgttggtgatggagagagtgaatgcttaaggtggtggaaggggtgccaatcaagtgggctgctttttgatTGAAgatagaaaggaatagagggatatactgatggggtgagatgaagtagaatGCGAGGAAGCTCGTGTGGATTATAAAGCCCGTCACAGACTAGTTGGGTCAAATGTGTTGTAAATTCTACGTAAATCCATGTAAGGCTCAATGTTTAAGGAGTCCATCTGTTTTCTGAGTTCCTCACTCTAATTTGTGTCTGAACCATTTTAGGATTCCAGCCATGAAACACCATCTTCTCCACAAGCATCAAGTGTGAATGGAACTGATGATGAAAAAGCAATTCGCCCTCCTCCCATCGAAACCCTCCTCAAGAGTGACAATGACCGGATCAAGTTAGTCTCGACTCAAGGGTGAGATTAATCCCTCCATAAACTGGGAGAATAGACCATGGGAGAGCAGCCAGCCTGGGGGCATCTGCAGCAGGAGACACTGTGCTGGATCTTCCAGAGTAATTATACATGGATCTGGCTGGGTTGGGATTGTGTTGGTGAACAAtacatggtctgttctgggtgggtCCACAATTTTCTGCTTTGTTCTGTGAATCCCTTTCAGTAATCAGTTTTGACTCTGATCTCTGAGGTGAATTGTTGTTGAATTATCCTGGTTACTGCGGAGGGGCCTCAGTGACCAATCCTTGGGTTCACTTGTGAACAGAGATCGTTGACAAACTCATTGTGAGTTTTTCACCATTATTGTACTCGGTCACCTCACAGTGAATTGCCTGCACTTGTGAAAAATGATCTGCTTCTTGCTAGAACTTGTGTCCCTCCATCACCAACATGTAGCTCTTTAGTTTGTAAGATTTTCATTGACTTTGGTAGTTGGAACTCTCTCTTGCCTCATCCATTTTTACATCCCTTCTGCACTTGCTTTGATTAAATGTCACTCTGGGTTTGCAGCCTCAGCCACCTGAAACATCTCCAGTCTTCTTACTGAGTGTCTCAGTGTTACAACTGCTGACTCCATCATTTGGATTTCCACATTGATTGTCCAACCTGACCATTGTAGCTACCAGGCCCTGATTGGTCACTTGTGAGTCCTTGGATTTTCTCCCCTGTTGAGAATTGTTTCTGTTTATATTGTGCAGCCATGACccaagcaggagagagagagctgtATACAATGTGGCTGCTAATCTGACCCTTTGAGTGTCTCAGTGGACATCAGCTGGTATAATTACAACAAGGGAACTGGTACAGATTAAagggcttgcaatctgcacacagaCTTTGAGCTGCTGGTTTTCCTCTCTATCTAAAATATGGGGCAGAGAGTTGTGAAGGAAAATGATTTGAAAGGAGAGGGGGCACACAGGAAATGAAATGGGGCCATGGGGTAATAATGACTAAAATTGAAAACACGGGCTTCCCTTTGCCTGTTATTTCAGACACATTTGTAGCTCACAGGGCGAGTCTCAAGTGCACAAATAACACGAACTGAGGTTGCAGGAAGTGAGCAAACGTGAGCATGAGGGTGACATTTTTCTCTCACTAGACCTGCTGCTGCCAAGAAGTGGGAGCAGGAACTCCAGACATTGGCGGAGAACAACGCTCGACTCAGCACTGCATTGCAGGAGTCAACAAACAACGTAGAGCACTGGAAAAAACAGCTGTTGGATTGTAAGGAAGAGGGAGATAAACTGCAGCAGAAGGTTAGTGACGACATTGTCACTGTGTCACAGTAGTGTGTATGGGCTAAAAACCAATTCCAGCTCCCTCTGTGACTGAGAGGGAGCATGTGTTACTGAGCTGACAGATCGGAAAATTCCTAGATTCAATCTGTGACCTTTGCTGCATTTGCTTGACTCAGCCAGTGAAACATTAAAGATTTATCCCAATGCCTCTGGGCTAGAGAACTCGCAGTCCCACTCACTGTCCATCCACCTGCCCTAGAGAATGAGGGCAAGATTGCAATCTGCTGAGATGTATTCTGTCCTGAATAACAGATCAGGAATCTTGCTTGGCCAAATCCTGGTGAATTTCTGGGTCTGTGGTTGATTCTGCAATTCTTGGGCCTGGTGTTTAATGGTCCTCACTTCGAGCACAATAAATGCCTGTTTTTCCAAGTATGTGGGAGCGTCTGATTGTGGAATCGGTAACACGTCTAACAAAGAGATGGGGAGGAAACGGAGAAAGATTTCCTCAGACTCCCACTGGTTCCTCAGGAGAAATCAGTAAAATGTTCAGATATGATTGTATTTTGTTCAGTTGAAAGAAGACTGGGCCTGGGCACAATGGAACTGGGAAAGGGACCTTGAAATCTCCACAGTTTTGAACTGGTCTTAGGGAAAAAGTAACAAAGCCTTCCCAAGGTTTGCTCTGGAACCAGAAGAGGCAGAGTTACACTTGGAATTTCCCAACCCTCGGCCTAGGGGGTCTCAGCACTGTCCAGGTGATGAATGTGTAGCTCCTGGCAGGTTAGTGACTCTATACTGTATTCTTCGATTGTTGGATGGCAGTGACTGTGATTAAATATTTCAGGAATCCAGGTTAACTCAGCAGCTCTTCCAACACACATggggcgagattttaactcattgaAAACCCATTCACTTAGAGCTTTAAAATCAGGGCCAATTTTTGTCTCTCAGTGTCAAaatgtttctgtctctccctcagatTGCAGAACTCGAGGCTCAATGTGCTGACCTCAATCAAGAGAAAGAGAGGAACACACGACTCAGTTGGACCGTGAAACAACTGGAGGCTGAAATTAATGAAAAGGAGCAGGTTTGTGGTTTTCTTATCTTAACGGACAAACTCAATTACGTGGGAATACTTTAACATATAGCATCGTTCTTCCCACACCCTCTCCCCACAGCCCCAGTACCCAAACCAGAACCAAACCCTCGCTGGCCCTAGTaactcattgaggatggtgatgatCAGAGCAAAGTCTTTAAACGAAGATGCATTGCTTGTGATTGGCTAAGTCAGTAATGCCACACATTATACAAggtcagaggtgagagtgtgaaCTATGATGAATCAATGGAAGGAGCTGGTCGTAAAGAAATCCAGTGTTTGGAAGGTTAGTTGCTGGTTTCTCACCTCTTTGACATGGGTTCAGGTCCAGCCAAGCATTGATTGGGATGAAGTCTCCTATGTGAATGGCGGATCTCTATCTCAGCCACTCGTGTGGGCCACAGCACAACAAAGGCCCTGTCTGGCGCACAGAATGGGAATCCCACCTTTGGGACCCAGATTTGATACTGGAGCAGGGATAGAGGGGGAATTACTGCATTACCCCTACAGCTAACTGCACTCTGCTGGGGGAATTACTGCATTACCCCTACAGCTAACTGCACTCTGCTGGGGGAATTACTGCATTACCCCTACAGCTAACTGCACTCTGCTGGGGGAATTACTGCATTACCCCTACAGCTAACTGCACTCTGCTGGGGGAATTACTGCATTACCCCTACAGCTAACTGCACTCTGCTGGGGGAATTACTGCATTACCCCTACAGCTAACTGCACTCTGCTGGGTTGGGGTGCGAGGGAGAATGTGCCATGCTGACACTGGGCAAACAAATATTCTGTTTACAGCAGCTGTGGGAACTACAGACAGAatggaataaaattaaatgaaCCTGTATATTGTTGAGGAAACTGTTTGCTTTGTGAATTAATTTCAGTGGTTTGTGGGGGCTGGAGGGATAGAAACCCTGTCGACTTTCATTTGAAGGAGTTGTGGATTTGACGAGCTTCACTCTTTCCCGACAGAAAGTAATTAAAAGAGGAAAAGCAATTTTAGATACAGATGAGTTTCCAGATCAGAATGCATTTGAACAGCTGCGGAGAATCCAGGTCTAACTCGCTGCGGAGAAATTGGGTCTAATCCAGGTCACTCTGCTGGGGAGAATCTGGGtcttccttgttactgggtgttatgATGTAGTTTATTGTGTTGAACTTATGCTTGTTGCGTGGTCGAGCTGGACTATATTTTTGggagggttgtgtgtgtgtatttgcatgtTGTTTGGTCAGAGACAAGTGGAAGGACCCTGAGGGCATcggaggtggaggaggggggggggttaaTGGGCAGTTGTGATTGGCAGACAACCTCACCCCACATGTGACTGATTAAAAATAATTTTATTCAGAAAAATGCAGAATGTTAAAGCTATCTGAGGAAGAGGCATCATGTTGCCATGGAAAGTAGGCAACTTCACATTCGTATCTCCccacctccaat
This window contains:
- the homer2 gene encoding homer protein homolog 2 isoform X4; the protein is MTFTKTSQKFGQWADSRANTVFGLGFSSEQQLTKFEEKFQEVKEAAKLARDRSQEKTETSSNHSRDSSHETPSSPQASSVNGTDDEKAIRPPPIETLLKSDNDRIKLVSTQGPAAAKKWEQELQTLAENNARLSTALQESTNNVEHWKKQLLDCKEEGDKLQQKIAELEAQCADLNQEKERNTRLSWTVKQLEAEINEKEQDLQRLREEVQLIPQLTEQCKALQERLQAAENTNKELENKAKSLKTNFEESRHKQGNLKKELATFLEVLDGKIDELHGFRQGLAKLGMDN
- the homer2 gene encoding homer protein homolog 2 isoform X3; amino-acid sequence: MSWNSCREQPIFTSRAHVFQIDPATKKNWVPAGKQALTVSYFYDGTRNSYRIISVDGAKVIINSTVTPNMTFTKTSQKFGQWADSRANTVFGLGFSSEQQLTKFEEKFQEVKEAAKLARDRSQEKTETSSNHSRDSSHETPSSPQASSVNGTDDEKAIRPPPIETLLKSDNDRIKLVSTQGPAAAKKWEQELQTLAENNARLSTALQESTNNVEHWKKQLLDCKEEGDKLQQKIAELEAQCADLNQEKERNTRLSWTVKQLEAEINEKEQPQYPNQNQTLAGPSNSLRMVMIRAKSLNEDALLVIG
- the homer2 gene encoding homer protein homolog 2 isoform X1, translated to MSWNSCREQPIFTSRAHVFQIDPATKKNWVPAGKQALTVSYFYDGTRNSYRIISVDGAKVIINSTVTPNMTFTKTSQKFGQWADSRANTVFGLGFSSEQQLTKFEEKFQEVKEAAKLARDRSQEKTETSSNHSRDSSHETPSSPQASSVNGTDDEKAIRPPPIETLLKSDNDRIKLVSTQGPAAAKKWEQELQTLAENNARLSTALQESTNNVEHWKKQLLDCKEEGDKLQQKIAELEAQCADLNQEKERNTRLSWTVKQLEAEINEKEQDLQRLREEVQLIPQLTEQCKALQERLQAAENTNKELENKAKSLKTNFEESRHKQGNLKKELATFLEVLDGKIDELHGFRQGLAKLGMDN
- the homer2 gene encoding homer protein homolog 2 isoform X2, with amino-acid sequence MGEQPIFTSRAHVFQIDPATKKNWVPAGKQALTVSYFYDGTRNSYRIISVDGAKVIINSTVTPNMTFTKTSQKFGQWADSRANTVFGLGFSSEQQLTKFEEKFQEVKEAAKLARDRSQEKTETSSNHSRDSSHETPSSPQASSVNGTDDEKAIRPPPIETLLKSDNDRIKLVSTQGPAAAKKWEQELQTLAENNARLSTALQESTNNVEHWKKQLLDCKEEGDKLQQKIAELEAQCADLNQEKERNTRLSWTVKQLEAEINEKEQDLQRLREEVQLIPQLTEQCKALQERLQAAENTNKELENKAKSLKTNFEESRHKQGNLKKELATFLEVLDGKIDELHGFRQGLAKLGMDN